GACCAAAAAGCCACCAAAAATATTAATACTCGCCACCAGCACAGCGACAAATGCCAGCAGGGTCACCAGACCGGAGTCGGTCGCGCCGACCTGTAATAGCGCCCCGACAATAACGATGCCGGAAATCGCGTTGGTGACACTCATCAATGGCGTGTGCAGCGCGTGGGTCACATTCCAGATCACTTGCCAGCCGACAAAGATTGCCAGTACAAACACGGTGAAATGGGAAACGAAATCCGGCGGTGCCACACGGCCGAGCCACAGCAGCAAGCCGCCGGCCACGAGCCAGAACAACAGGAACGACAGCGGCGAAGTTTTCTTCTCGACTTTCTCCTGCGCCGCCCGGGGTGCCGCAGCCTTCTGCGGTGCCGGCTTGGGCTGCGCGCTCACCTTGGGCGCGGGCGGCGGCCAGGTGATTTCCCCGGCCCTGACCACAGTGGCACCGCGAATCACCTCATCGTCGAAATCGAGAGCAATCTCGCCATTCTTCTCCGGGGTCAGCTCGCTGAGCAGATGCACCAGGTTGGTGGCGTAGAGGCGCGAGGACTGGGTCGCGGCGCGGCTCGGCAGGTTGGTGTAGCCGATAATGGTGACACCGCTCTTGACCACCTTCTCACCGGGCTCGGTGTAATCGCAGTTGCCGCCGTTCTCCGCCGCCAGGTCGACGACCACCGAGCCGTCGGCCATCGAGTCGACCATATCCGCCAGCCACAGCTTCGGCGCCGGCTTGCCGGGAATCAGCGCGGTGGTGATGACGATATCCACCTCTTGGGCCTGCTCGCGGAACAGCGCCATCTCCGCATCGATAAACTCTTTGGACATTACCTTGGCGTAGCCGCCACCACCGGAGCCCTCTTCCTCGATGTCCACGGTGAGGAATTCTGCCCCCATGGATTCCACCTGTTCGCGCACCTCGGCGCGGGTGTCGAAGGCGCGCACAATCGCGCCCATGCTTTTCGAGGTACCGATCGCCGACAGCCCGGCCACACCAGCGCCGATCACCAGCACCTTGGCCGGCGGAATCTTGCCGGCGGCGGTAATCTGCCCGGTAAAGAAGCGACCGAAATTGTGCGCCGCCTCGATCACCGCGCGATAGCCGGCGATATTCGCCATGGAGCTGAGCGCATCCATTTTCTGCGCGCGGGAAATACGCGGGACGGACTCCACCGCCAGGGCGTTGATATTTTTTTCCGCGAGTTGCTGCAGCAGCGCATAGTTCTGCGCCGGCTTCAGGAAGGCCACCAGAGTTGCGCCCTCGGGGATCAGTTCGAGCTCGGCCTCATTCGGCGCCTGCACCTTGAGTACCAGGCCGGCCCCCTGTAGGCAGGCTTGAATATTTTCACGGATTTCAGCACCGGCCTCAGCGTAGGCATCGTCGGCAAAGCTGGCCGCCGCCCCCGCTCCGCTTTCCACCACGACGGAAAAACCCAGGTCGCGCAACCGCCGCACGCTGTCTGGAGTGGCCGCTACCCGCGCCTCCCCGGCCGCGCTCTCTTTTGGAATGGCTATGATCACCGCTTTGCTCCCTCAGTAAGATGGCTCTGTTGTATTTATATACCGCCGACTCGCTACGCTTCCCGTTGTTCGAATCGCCGTTTGCGCAATACCGCGAGAGTTTCTCCCTGCGGGTTCACAGCGCTTCATGCCGGCATAGCGCCAGCCGCTGCACTTCCTGTGCAGCTGTGTGCCCAACGGTTTTCCGCTGGAAAAATCATTGCGAATGTAACGATTAATCTGACACCCCGATCAAACCCACTATCTATCCGCCACTTCCATTGGGGCGATTTTTTTTGGCCGGTTTTCAAAAGGGGCTGAAAATTCTATACATAGCTTAACGGCAATAAAAGAATATTAAACCGCACTTCATATAAGATTTATCAATAATGGAATTAGCGCCAGCCTATAGTGACCGCACCGCGGGGCCTGCCAATACTTTCACATGAAACAGCTGCGATTTGTGATCATTTTTAGCAGATAAATCAACGCCCACGCACAGTTACCATTGTGACTGTGCAGATATGCACAAATAAATAATGGGAAGTGGCGCGATAACTAACCGAACTGTAATTGAATTACCGTCAAAACGCGCTGCCAGCTTTGTTGCAAGCGAATATTCGGCAACAAAAACACGGATATTGACGATAGATTCAGGAATATTGATAAACACTATCGCGGTTATGGAGCCCGGCTACATAATAAGCCGCCGCGTAATAGCGCTCTTCCCGGCGCAATAAGACCGTCATCGCGGAGATCACTGGTTCACTGATCGTGACACCCGGCTACCACTTCTCCAGCGCGTCATGATCGCTCTGGCGCGCCTCGACCCAGCGCTCGCCGTCGGGTCCGCTTTCCTTTTTCCAGAAAGGCGCTTCGGTCTTGAGCCAGTCGATCATAAATCCGCAGGCATCCAGGGCCGCCTGGCGATGCGGTGCGCTGGCGCCGACAAAGACGATATCCTCACCCGGCTCCAGCACACCGACACGGTGCACGATGCGCGCGCGGCCGAGATCCCAGCGCGCGCTGGCGCGCTCGGCAACCTCGTGCAAGACCTTTTCGGTCATGCCCGGATAGTGCTCCAGCTCCAGGCGCTGCACAGACTGGCTGAGGTTCAGGTCCCGCACCGAACCGACGAACATGGCGGCAGCGCCGTCGGCACGATTGTCCGCGCGCAACTGCGCATACTCCGCGCCCACATCGAAGGGCGCGCGCTGCACCGCGATACTGATCGCCACGCTCAACCCCCGGTGACCGGCGGGAAGAAGGCCACCTCGTCACCGGCGGCAACGACGCTGTCGGGCCGCGCCATTTCGCGGTTGCGCGCCATCTGCAGGCGCTCGTCGGCCAATGCCTTGCGCCAGGCATCACCGCGCTCGCTCAGCTGCCGGCGCAGCTCCGCCAGGCTGTCGCAGGCGTCGGCGGGCACGTTGATCTCGCTGCAGCCGAGCTGCTCGCGCAGGCCGGCAAAAAACAGAACCCGTATCACCAGTCGCCCTCCTCTTGATTCGGCGCCTGATTCCCCGCCGCCACTTCCGCTTCGCTGCGCCGCCACAGGCCGCGCTTGCCGCCGAGCTTTTCCGCCAGGCGCGTGTGCAAGATTTCCATCGCGGGATCCATCGCCTTGCACATATCGTAAATGGTCAGTGCCGCCACCGACGCCGCCGTCAGCGCCTCCATCTCGACCCCGGTGCGCCCGGCCAGCTTGCACAAGCTGGTGACCCGCACTCCGCAGCGCTCGCGGTCCAGCTCGAAGTCCACCTGCACCTTGGTCAACGCCAGCGGATGGCACAGCGGGATCAGCTCGGCGGTTTTCTTGGCCGCCTGGATACCGGCAATGCGCGCCGTGGCCAGCACATCGCCCTTCTTGTTCTGGCCCTCGCACAACTGCACGAAAGCCTCGGTGCTCATACAGATCAGGGATTCGGCGCGGGCGCTGCGCTCGGTGACGGCCTTGTCGGTGACATCCACCATGCTCGCTTCACCGCGACGGTTCAGATGGGTCAGCATGCTCAGCTCCGGCCATTGGGCGCCAGCAGGTGCGCGACAAAGTTACAGGGTTTAAAGCTGGCATCCAGCTGCTCGCCGAGGATCTTGTCCCAGGCGGTGCGACAGGCGCCGGTGGAACCCGGCATACAACAGATCAGCGTGTTGTTGGCGAGGCCCGCCAGGGCGCGGGACTGGATCGTGGAGGAACCAATCTCGTCAAAGGACACGGCGCGGAACAGCTCGCCGAAGCCCTCCACCTGCTTGTCGAACAGCGGCGCCAGCGCCTCCGGGGTGGAGTCGCGGCCGCTGAAGCCGGTGCCGCCGGTGGTCAGTACCACCTGGATGGCGGGGTCGGCGATCCACCGGGAGACCTGCGCGCGCAGCTGGTAGATATCATCCGGGGCGATCTGCTTGTCCGCCAGCGTGTGCCCGGCGCGCTGCAGCACCTCGGCCAGGTACTGGCCGGAGGTGTCATTGGCCTCGGTGCGGGTATCGGAAACGGTCAGCACGGCAATATTCAGCGCCGCACTGCCCGCGTTGATTTCACTGTGTGTCGACATACTCACTCACTGTCTGGTTAGCTTTGATTTGCAAAAACGTTGTTGTTTAAAAATTGGGGGTTCTTAAATCCGGTTATTCAACTGCCTGTGGCCCCGATAGAGCATCCAGCCGCGCGTTCACCCGCGCAAATTCCTCCGGCCGGTTGACGTTGCAGTGCCAGTCTCCCGCCGGCACTGGCAGCTGTTCGCCGCCGAGTGCTGCCAACAGCGCACCGAGCGACGCATCCCCACCTCCATCCCCTGCGGCGATCCTGCGCAGGTAAGAGCGGCCATCGTCGTCGAGGCGCAGCCACAGTGGTAGCCGGTAGCGGCCAAAACACGCGGCCGACGCACCGGCCCGCGCCGCACGGCACAGCGTCAGTAGCTGTGTGCGCTGTAGCAGCGGCATATCCACCGGCACGGCCAGCAGGCCGTCGCAGGAAACCTGCGCCTCGCGCAGGCTTTCACTCACCGCCCAGAGACCACTTAGCGGGCCGCGCGCGGGGCCGCGATCGGCGATACCTCCGGGGCGCGCCCCGCTGACGCGCGGACTCAACCACTCGATTCCCTCCACAGTCGGCAGTGACTGCAGCAGGTTGATGGCCCGCGACAGCAGCGTCTCGCCGCCGGGCAACTGCAGCGCGGCCTTGTCGCGACCCATGCGCCGGGACTGGCCGCCGGCCAGGACCAGCGGGCAGATGCGCAAGCGCTCAGCCACCGAGCATCGCCAGGTTGCGCGTGGCCCCGACCTGCTGCGCCTGCAGCTGGTGGCTGGCGGCCTTGCCGCCGATCAGTGCGCGCACGCGGCGGGCGAGCGCATCGCTGTCACCAGTGCGAATAACGTCGTAGAGATCCAGCCCCTGTTCCGCGAACAGGCACAGGTGTAGGCGTCCCTGCGCGGACACGCGCAGGCGGTTGCAGCTGTCGCAGAAATCTTCGCTGTAGGGGGTAATCAGGCCGATGCGGCCGCGGTAATCCGGGTGGCGATATTCACGCGCCGGGCCCGCGTCCGCGGCCCGCGGCAGCAGCTGCCAGCCCTCGCGCAGCAGCCGCTGTTCGATGGTGGTGCCGCGCAGGTGGTTGCTGGCAAAGTAGTCACGATTGTCGCCGGTGCGCATCAACTCGATAAAGCGCAGCGTTACCGGCGTGTCCTCGAGCCAGTGCAGGAATTCCCCCAGGCGGCGCTCGGCGCCGTCGGCGAGCAGCACGGCGTTGACCTTGACCTCGACACCGAGCGCACGCGCACGCTCGATGCCATCGAGCACGCGCGGCAGGCAGTCGTGGCCGGTGAACTCGGCAAACTCGTGCCGGTCGAGGCTGTCGATACTGATATTCAGCTGGTCGAGGCCGGCCGCGCGCCAGTCGTCGATGACCCGCGGCAGCTTGTAGCCGTTGCTGGTCACCGCCACCCGGCGGATACCCGGCGTGGCCTTGCCGGCGGCGATAATCTCGGCAAGATCGGCGCGCAGCGATGGCTCACCACCGGTCAGGCGCAGTTTCTGCGTCCCCAGGCTGGCAAATGCGCGCACCACCGTGGCCGCCTCGGCCGCGGTGAGATGGGGGGCTTCGTCCGTGGGCCGATAACCATCCGGCAGGCAGTAGCTGCAGCGGAAGTTACAGACATCGGTGACGGACAGGCGCAGGTAGTAGAACCTGCGCCCGAGGTTGTCTGTGAGCATCAAACGCCTTTCCAAGTCAGCGAGCGGTCAGTGCGACGGCTCTCGGGAGGCCGGAAGATTTCTCCGCCGACCCTGGTGACCGCGATCAGCGATCACGGCCCGCGGCGCCTATTCCCTCTGCGAAACAACGGGAACTTAGCACCGGGGGCTCGGTGTTTGTGAATTTACGGATTAACGGGATTCGCCGATCGAGTCTCTCCTGTCGTCTTTTTTCACCTGGGCTTGGGCCTGAGCCTGTGTTTGCCCACATCCAGTGTGCATTATGAAACATTCCCGGTCACGCCTTTCAGCGTGTCTTTCCACTTCACATCATTCAGGCAAGGTCTATGCCACGGCGCTGAGCCGGCGGTTGCGCTTACGCAACGCGTCCCGGTGCACCAAAATCAGGCCGCGTGACGGTGCGCCCGCACCAGCTTAGTGCGAACTGACAAGCCAGGGCAACCAGTCCCCCCATCCACAGCGGCGAAATCTCGCGGATTGGCGCTTGGCACAACTTTTGATTGTTTTTTACCAATGGCAATGAGGCCCGACAACCCGCACGCGGGTCGCCGGGCCTTTTTTGTCTGCGCAACGCGCAACCGAAGACGAGAACAACCCGCCGGCACAGCGCCGCCCGGAAACGGCGCGGCACAGAATCAAAAAAAGGGCCGGCCTCCAGGTGAATTTCGAACCGATGAGCAAACCACTGGGCATTATGCTGGTCGACGATCAGCCCGAGCGCGCTGACATGGTCAGCCGGCAGCTGCAGGCGGCCGGCTACCAGTTGCTGGTGCAGCTGCACAGCGCCGCCGGCCTGCTGCAGCAGGTGGATATCCACCGCCCGGATATCGTGCTGATCGATATCGAGTCCCCGGACCGGGATATCCTCGAGAGCCTGACCGTGATCAACCGCCAGAACCCCACACCGGTGGCCATTTTTTCCGCGCGCGGCGACTCCGAATTTATCGCCCGCGCCGTGGATGCCGGTGTCAGCGCCTATATGGCCGAGGGCATGAGCGCCGATCGGGTAGCCCCGGCGATCGAGATCGCCATGGCGCAGTTCCGCAATTACCAGCAACTGCGCAAGTCCCTCGAGCGCACCCAGCAGCAGCTGCACGAACGCAAGACCGTCGAGCGCGCCAAGGGGTTGCTGATGGCAAAAAACAACCTGGACGAAGACGCCGCCCACCGCACCCTGCGCAACCTGGCCATGAACAGCAACGCCACCATGCTCGCGGTGGCCGAGCAGGTCATCCAATTCCTACAGAAGAAGTCGTAACGCCATGCCAGTCACGTCACTGACCCCGGAAAAGCGCCACCTGAAATTGCTGTACCTGCGTCTGACCGATAGTGCCCCGCTGATCGTCGCGCGGGAAATGGGTTTCTTTGCCGATTTCGGCCTGGATGTGGCGCTGCAGCGGGAAACCTCCTGGGCCACGCTGCGCGACAAACTGATTGGCGGCGCCGCCGACGCCGCGGCCATGCTCGCGCCGATGCCGCTGACGCTGGCGCAGGCCCTGCCCCACTGCGAGGAAACCCTGCTCACCGGCCTGATCCTGAGCTGTAACGGCAACGCCATCACCCTGTC
This region of Microbulbifer sp. SAOS-129_SWC genomic DNA includes:
- a CDS encoding ANTAR domain-containing protein, producing the protein MSKPLGIMLVDDQPERADMVSRQLQAAGYQLLVQLHSAAGLLQQVDIHRPDIVLIDIESPDRDILESLTVINRQNPTPVAIFSARGDSEFIARAVDAGVSAYMAEGMSADRVAPAIEIAMAQFRNYQQLRKSLERTQQQLHERKTVERAKGLLMAKNNLDEDAAHRTLRNLAMNSNATMLAVAEQVIQFLQKKS
- the moaC gene encoding cyclic pyranopterin monophosphate synthase MoaC, whose translation is MSMLTHLNRRGEASMVDVTDKAVTERSARAESLICMSTEAFVQLCEGQNKKGDVLATARIAGIQAAKKTAELIPLCHPLALTKVQVDFELDRERCGVRVTSLCKLAGRTGVEMEALTAASVAALTIYDMCKAMDPAMEILHTRLAEKLGGKRGLWRRSEAEVAAGNQAPNQEEGDW
- the moaA gene encoding GTP 3',8-cyclase MoaA; its protein translation is MLTDNLGRRFYYLRLSVTDVCNFRCSYCLPDGYRPTDEAPHLTAAEAATVVRAFASLGTQKLRLTGGEPSLRADLAEIIAAGKATPGIRRVAVTSNGYKLPRVIDDWRAAGLDQLNISIDSLDRHEFAEFTGHDCLPRVLDGIERARALGVEVKVNAVLLADGAERRLGEFLHWLEDTPVTLRFIELMRTGDNRDYFASNHLRGTTIEQRLLREGWQLLPRAADAGPAREYRHPDYRGRIGLITPYSEDFCDSCNRLRVSAQGRLHLCLFAEQGLDLYDVIRTGDSDALARRVRALIGGKAASHQLQAQQVGATRNLAMLGG
- the moaE gene encoding molybdopterin synthase catalytic subunit MoaE gives rise to the protein MAISIAVQRAPFDVGAEYAQLRADNRADGAAAMFVGSVRDLNLSQSVQRLELEHYPGMTEKVLHEVAERASARWDLGRARIVHRVGVLEPGEDIVFVGASAPHRQAALDACGFMIDWLKTEAPFWKKESGPDGERWVEARQSDHDALEKW
- the moaD gene encoding molybdopterin converting factor subunit 1, with product MIRVLFFAGLREQLGCSEINVPADACDSLAELRRQLSERGDAWRKALADERLQMARNREMARPDSVVAAGDEVAFFPPVTGG
- a CDS encoding NTP transferase domain-containing protein; the protein is MAERLRICPLVLAGGQSRRMGRDKAALQLPGGETLLSRAINLLQSLPTVEGIEWLSPRVSGARPGGIADRGPARGPLSGLWAVSESLREAQVSCDGLLAVPVDMPLLQRTQLLTLCRAARAGASAACFGRYRLPLWLRLDDDGRSYLRRIAAGDGGGDASLGALLAALGGEQLPVPAGDWHCNVNRPEEFARVNARLDALSGPQAVE
- the moaB gene encoding molybdenum cofactor biosynthesis protein B, producing the protein MSTHSEINAGSAALNIAVLTVSDTRTEANDTSGQYLAEVLQRAGHTLADKQIAPDDIYQLRAQVSRWIADPAIQVVLTTGGTGFSGRDSTPEALAPLFDKQVEGFGELFRAVSFDEIGSSTIQSRALAGLANNTLICCMPGSTGACRTAWDKILGEQLDASFKPCNFVAHLLAPNGRS
- a CDS encoding Re/Si-specific NAD(P)(+) transhydrogenase subunit alpha, with the protein product MIIAIPKESAAGEARVAATPDSVRRLRDLGFSVVVESGAGAAASFADDAYAEAGAEIRENIQACLQGAGLVLKVQAPNEAELELIPEGATLVAFLKPAQNYALLQQLAEKNINALAVESVPRISRAQKMDALSSMANIAGYRAVIEAAHNFGRFFTGQITAAGKIPPAKVLVIGAGVAGLSAIGTSKSMGAIVRAFDTRAEVREQVESMGAEFLTVDIEEEGSGGGGYAKVMSKEFIDAEMALFREQAQEVDIVITTALIPGKPAPKLWLADMVDSMADGSVVVDLAAENGGNCDYTEPGEKVVKSGVTIIGYTNLPSRAATQSSRLYATNLVHLLSELTPEKNGEIALDFDDEVIRGATVVRAGEITWPPPAPKVSAQPKPAPQKAAAPRAAQEKVEKKTSPLSFLLFWLVAGGLLLWLGRVAPPDFVSHFTVFVLAIFVGWQVIWNVTHALHTPLMSVTNAISGIVIVGALLQVGATDSGLVTLLAFVAVLVASINIFGGFLVTYRMLKMFRR